A region from the Caldicellulosiruptor naganoensis genome encodes:
- a CDS encoding DNA double-strand break repair nuclease NurA has translation MLDFHNLVQQINEKKSRILEKEREIRESINEVSEFLYSLDDKKIEKVLSKIPRKDEKNEILFCLPYYSNFNEFMRSFPCEVQTSYEVFAVDGSNTEIDRHISQPYYLLNIACVEITYDSKNSNFNYKTQGYIYLDEELYSRKEAQAIKNSSEISRERQAKEYMAILEYVENSLPKDSLRLVLYDGNLIDWTQDRQGLRFGRKANPELEKIFNLAKQKNIAVCGFISMPKNSIISNLYRIYNCAKMRIDCKECSSYEKRNCEKVERIRDVFLFSHLKTGQHSNVFYTLGRAFDEFEDTDIAFVYLQTGYEVARIEIPLYVAKDQSWLKKCIGAIYHQCQIGFGYPISLTHAHEFSTISYHDKMAIENMLVDFGEDILPYSAKKSNKMKRIV, from the coding sequence ATGTTAGATTTTCATAACTTGGTTCAGCAGATAAATGAGAAGAAAAGTAGAATACTGGAAAAGGAAAGAGAGATAAGAGAAAGTATTAATGAAGTTTCTGAATTTTTGTACTCATTAGATGATAAAAAAATAGAAAAGGTACTTTCTAAAATTCCAAGGAAGGATGAGAAAAACGAAATTCTATTTTGCCTTCCATACTATAGCAATTTCAATGAGTTTATGAGAAGTTTTCCTTGTGAGGTTCAGACAAGTTATGAAGTGTTTGCAGTCGATGGCAGCAATACAGAGATTGACAGGCATATTTCGCAGCCTTACTATCTTTTGAACATTGCCTGTGTGGAAATTACTTATGACAGTAAAAATAGCAATTTTAACTATAAAACTCAAGGCTACATTTACCTTGATGAAGAACTTTACTCAAGAAAAGAAGCTCAGGCAATTAAAAACTCATCAGAAATCTCAAGAGAAAGACAGGCAAAAGAGTATATGGCTATCTTAGAGTATGTTGAAAATTCTTTGCCTAAGGATAGCTTAAGACTTGTACTCTATGATGGTAATCTCATTGACTGGACACAAGACAGGCAAGGTTTGCGCTTTGGCAGAAAGGCAAATCCTGAACTTGAAAAGATATTTAATTTGGCAAAACAAAAAAACATTGCAGTTTGTGGTTTCATCTCAATGCCAAAAAACTCTATTATTTCTAATCTTTACAGGATATATAACTGTGCTAAGATGAGGATTGACTGTAAAGAATGCAGTAGCTATGAGAAAAGAAATTGCGAAAAGGTTGAGAGGATAAGAGATGTATTTTTATTTTCACATCTAAAAACTGGTCAGCACTCTAATGTATTTTACACCTTAGGAAGAGCATTTGATGAGTTTGAGGACACAGATATTGCCTTTGTTTACCTTCAAACAGGCTATGAGGTTGCGAGAATTGAGATACCGCTCTATGTTGCAAAAGACCAAAGTTGGCTCAAAAAATGCATTGGTGCAATATACCATCAGTGCCAGATTGGATTTGGATATCCTATATCACTAACACATGCTCATGAGTTTTCTACAATCTCATATCATGACAAAATGGCCATAGAAAATATGCTTGTGGATTTCGGAGAAGATATTTTGCCATATTCTGCAAAGAAAAGTAATAAAATGAAAAGAATAGTTTAA
- a CDS encoding aspartate-semialdehyde dehydrogenase has product MAIVGATGMVGRTFLKVLEERNLPVEEYYLFASSRSAGTKVEFMGKEYIVEELKEDSFDRGIDIALFSAGASTSLHFAPIAASKGCIVIDNSSAWRMEKDVPLVVPEVNPEDIKWHKGIIANPNCSTIQAVVVLKPLHDKYKIKRIVYSTYQAVSGAGYQGYLDLEEGLKGAPPKKFPYPIAGNVIPHIDVFLENGYTKEEMKMINETRKILHDDSIKITATTVRVPVFNGHSESINVEFEKQFDLEELKETLRQAPGVVVQDDPENLLYPMPIYVSGKDEVYVGRIRRDESVESGVNLWVVADNIRKGAATNAVQIAEKVIEYFFS; this is encoded by the coding sequence ATGGCAATAGTCGGCGCAACTGGTATGGTTGGAAGAACATTTTTGAAGGTGTTAGAAGAGAGAAATCTTCCTGTTGAGGAATATTACCTCTTTGCATCAAGCAGGTCAGCTGGTACAAAGGTTGAGTTTATGGGAAAGGAATACATTGTTGAAGAGTTAAAAGAAGATTCATTTGACAGAGGAATAGACATTGCTCTTTTCTCAGCCGGTGCATCCACCTCTCTTCACTTTGCACCAATTGCAGCTTCCAAAGGCTGCATTGTAATTGACAACTCAAGTGCATGGCGTATGGAAAAAGACGTTCCTTTGGTTGTCCCAGAGGTAAATCCAGAGGATATCAAGTGGCATAAGGGAATTATCGCAAATCCAAACTGCTCAACAATTCAGGCAGTTGTTGTTCTAAAGCCTTTGCACGACAAATACAAAATAAAGAGAATTGTGTACTCGACATATCAGGCTGTCTCAGGTGCTGGATATCAAGGATATTTAGATTTGGAAGAAGGTTTAAAAGGTGCACCACCAAAAAAATTTCCATATCCAATTGCAGGAAATGTAATTCCTCATATTGACGTTTTCTTAGAAAATGGATATACAAAAGAAGAGATGAAGATGATAAATGAAACAAGGAAGATTTTGCATGATGACTCTATCAAAATTACAGCAACAACCGTAAGGGTACCTGTTTTCAATGGTCATAGTGAGTCCATTAACGTTGAATTTGAAAAACAATTTGATTTAGAAGAATTAAAAGAAACTTTAAGACAGGCACCGGGTGTTGTTGTTCAGGACGACCCAGAAAATCTTTTGTACCCAATGCCAATCTATGTATCTGGTAAGGATGAAGTGTATGTTGGAAGAATCAGAAGAGATGAATCTGTTGAAAGTGGTGTAAATCTTTGGGTTGTTGCTGACAATATCAGAAAAGGTGCCG
- a CDS encoding nucleotidyltransferase substrate binding protein, which produces MEKIRERFANFQKALLRLKEAVSERSDNPLLYDGAIQRFEFTYELAWKLLKAYLEYQGIVNISSPRAVFKEAFSVGLIENQEKWLRMIEDRNLTVHTYDECVAKIIFERIKSDYLPLFEELEKKLRS; this is translated from the coding sequence TTGGAAAAAATTAGAGAAAGATTTGCTAACTTTCAGAAAGCACTTTTGAGATTGAAAGAAGCGGTGTCGGAAAGAAGCGATAATCCTCTTTTGTATGACGGTGCTATTCAAAGATTTGAATTTACCTATGAACTTGCCTGGAAATTATTGAAGGCGTATTTGGAATATCAAGGCATAGTAAATATTTCTTCGCCTAGAGCAGTTTTCAAAGAAGCATTTTCAGTGGGCTTGATTGAAAATCAAGAAAAATGGCTAAGGATGATTGAAGATAGGAACTTGACGGTCCACACCTATGATGAATGTGTTGCCAAAATAATATTTGAGAGAATAAAAAGTGACTACTTACCTTTGTTTGAGGAACTTGAAAAAAAATTGAGGAGTTGA
- a CDS encoding nucleotidyltransferase family protein produces MKFGIEDVIFEKIMELIRSERTIKKAILFGSRARGDYKINSDIDIAIVVDGETTAGFKLDLDEAAGLYKVDLVELEKLENETFKNKILKEGIVIFERRV; encoded by the coding sequence ATGAAATTTGGGATTGAAGATGTCATATTTGAGAAAATTATGGAGCTCATCAGAAGTGAAAGGACAATAAAAAAGGCTATATTATTTGGTTCAAGAGCAAGAGGTGATTATAAAATAAATTCGGATATTGACATTGCAATAGTAGTAGATGGTGAAACAACAGCTGGTTTTAAATTAGATTTGGATGAAGCTGCAGGGCTTTATAAGGTTGACTTAGTTGAACTTGAGAAATTAGAAAACGAAACATTCAAAAATAAAATCTTAAAAGAAGGAATTGTAATATTTGAAAGGAGAGTTTAA
- the ispF gene encoding 2-C-methyl-D-erythritol 2,4-cyclodiphosphate synthase has protein sequence MFKVGIGYDVHRFVEGRKLILGGVEIPFEKGLLGHSDADVLIHAIIDAILGAMGENDIGRLFPDTDMKYKDVSSITLLKEVSKLLESRGMSIINIDTTIVAQSPKISPYTDEMKTNIASALNIEKNQVNIKGKTTEGLGFEGRKEGISAFAVVLLHE, from the coding sequence ATGTTTAAAGTAGGGATTGGATATGATGTTCACAGATTTGTCGAAGGAAGAAAACTAATCTTGGGTGGTGTTGAGATTCCATTTGAAAAAGGGCTTTTAGGGCATTCTGATGCAGATGTTTTAATTCACGCAATAATTGACGCGATCCTTGGTGCTATGGGTGAAAATGATATTGGAAGGCTGTTTCCTGATACTGATATGAAATACAAGGATGTCTCGAGTATCACTCTTTTAAAGGAAGTTTCAAAGCTTTTGGAAAGTAGAGGCATGAGTATAATTAACATAGATACAACAATAGTTGCACAAAGCCCAAAGATTTCTCCATATACAGATGAGATGAAGACAAACATTGCAAGTGCACTGAATATTGAAAAAAACCAGGTGAATATCAAAGGAAAGACAACTGAAGGCTTGGGGTTTGAAGGGAGAAAAGAAGGGATTTCCGCCTTTGCTGTTGTTTTACTACACGAATAA